Proteins from a single region of Deinococcus fonticola:
- a CDS encoding YifB family Mg chelatase-like AAA ATPase: MLARAHSVALIGVDAVAVEVEVDVSSGLPAFTVVGLPDQAVSEARERVRAAIRNAGLPFPAARITVNLAPADLRKEGPLYDLPIALGLLAAQDIIPAASLQGLLIAGELALDGSLRPIAGAVNLALLASQLRRDALLPDGNAQEAALIGDLTVYGPRNLWDAVQHLSGRQPLNAAQARDVPDNADAFPDLADLKGQSAARRALEVALAGGHNLLLIGSPGSGKTMLARRAPGLLPPLTRDEALEVTRIHSAAGLLTSRGALQRHAPFRSPHHTVSDAGLIGGGSLPKPGEVSLAHRGLLFLDEFPEFSRKALETLRQPLEDGHVTISRARATVEYPARFQLIAAMNPCPCGHFGDPEKPCTCTPVERLRYAGRLSGPLLDRIDLTLKVPRLTVDELTRAPEPEPSAPVKARIVAARERMTARQGARNSDLSGQALREHAALNAGPLAFAQAAARQLGLTGRGYDRILRVARTIADLAGSETITEAHLAEAVTYRPRELV; encoded by the coding sequence ATGCTGGCCCGCGCCCATAGTGTGGCCCTGATCGGCGTGGACGCCGTGGCGGTGGAAGTCGAGGTGGACGTGTCCAGCGGGCTGCCCGCGTTTACCGTGGTGGGGCTGCCCGATCAGGCCGTGAGCGAGGCCCGCGAGCGCGTCCGCGCCGCCATTCGCAACGCCGGCTTGCCCTTCCCAGCCGCCCGCATCACCGTGAACCTGGCCCCCGCCGACCTGCGCAAGGAAGGCCCGCTGTACGACCTGCCTATTGCCCTGGGGCTGCTGGCGGCGCAGGACATCATTCCTGCCGCGTCCCTGCAAGGCCTGCTGATCGCCGGGGAACTGGCGCTGGACGGCTCGCTGCGGCCCATTGCCGGGGCGGTCAATCTGGCGCTGCTGGCCTCGCAACTGCGCCGGGACGCGCTGCTGCCCGACGGCAACGCGCAGGAAGCTGCCCTGATCGGCGACCTGACTGTCTACGGCCCGCGCAACCTGTGGGACGCCGTGCAGCACCTCAGCGGGCGTCAACCCCTGAACGCTGCGCAGGCGAGAGACGTACCGGACAACGCGGACGCTTTCCCGGATCTGGCCGACCTGAAGGGCCAGAGCGCCGCCCGCCGCGCCCTGGAAGTCGCGCTGGCCGGCGGACATAACCTGCTGCTGATCGGGTCGCCTGGCAGCGGCAAGACCATGCTGGCCCGCCGCGCCCCGGGACTTTTGCCGCCCCTGACGCGGGACGAGGCGCTGGAGGTGACGCGCATCCACTCGGCGGCCGGACTGCTCACCTCACGCGGGGCCCTGCAACGCCACGCGCCCTTCCGTTCCCCTCACCACACCGTCTCGGACGCCGGGCTCATCGGCGGGGGCAGCCTTCCCAAGCCGGGCGAAGTATCGCTGGCCCACCGGGGCCTGCTCTTTCTGGACGAGTTCCCGGAGTTCAGCCGCAAGGCGCTGGAAACCCTGCGGCAGCCGCTGGAGGACGGGCATGTCACCATCTCCCGCGCGCGCGCCACGGTGGAATACCCCGCCCGCTTTCAACTGATAGCCGCCATGAACCCGTGCCCCTGTGGTCATTTTGGCGACCCGGAGAAACCCTGCACCTGCACGCCGGTAGAACGCCTGCGGTATGCGGGAAGGCTCTCAGGCCCGCTGCTCGACCGCATCGACCTCACCCTGAAAGTGCCTCGCCTTACCGTCGACGAGTTGACCCGCGCCCCGGAACCCGAGCCTTCTGCCCCAGTCAAGGCGCGGATCGTGGCCGCCCGTGAGCGCATGACGGCCCGCCAGGGCGCCCGGAACAGTGACCTGAGCGGCCAGGCCCTGCGCGAGCACGCCGCCCTGAACGCCGGGCCGCTGGCCTTCGCGCAGGCCGCCGCCCGGCAATTGGGCCTGACCGGACGCGGGTACGACCGCATTCTCCGGGTGGCCCGCACCATCGCCGACCTGGCCGGCAGTGAGACCATCACCGAAGCGCACCTGGCCGAAGCGGTGACGTACAGGCCCAGGGAACTCGTTTGA
- a CDS encoding M3 family metallopeptidase, whose protein sequence is MTQQVEQSSNPLLNIGFKIPFDQIKPEHAEGAVDTLLAATRERVEQLAAASERDFAGFMDDLDTLTEQLGTVDTIVHHLNSVVTSDEWKAAVEAIIPRTSAFYSELSLHPGLWKALKAYAETDAAKGLDPLRSRLLKLTLDEFKRGGADLPDDKKARLTEVNTRLAQITNQFAKNVLEGTAAYELYVPSERLAGVPQRVIDATRLDAQGKDREGHRLTLHQPVMQPILTYADDRELRRELWQASGRLGREEGRDNRPLVSEILQLRRERAELLGFRNFADLVLEERMAKTGDTALAFERDLEAKTRPAFERENAELEAFYRSQAGADAPALEMWDVAYWAEKQRQEKYDFDEETLRPYFELNNVLNGLFEICQRVFGITVKEGQAPGWHPEVRFYDISDESGTHVASFYTDWFPRDSKRGGAWMNAFITGGPREDGVEPHLGLMCGNMTPPSGDTPSLLSIREVETVFHEFGHLLHHAMSRVPVHSLSGTNVAWDFVELPSQIMENWVMEREALDLFARHYQTGERLPQDLFEKMVAARNYRAAYTAMRQYSFGTADLTLHVEFDPNSGADPIAAARDIMARFVPTALPDDYAQIASFNHLFSSPVGYGAGYYSYKWAEVLDADAFSRFASEGLFNRDTGRAYVDSILSRGNSDDAAQLYRDFMGRDPDPAALLKRSGLL, encoded by the coding sequence ATGACACAACAAGTCGAGCAGAGCAGCAATCCACTGCTGAATATCGGTTTCAAGATTCCCTTCGACCAGATTAAACCTGAGCACGCGGAAGGTGCGGTAGACACACTGCTGGCCGCCACCCGCGAGCGCGTGGAACAACTGGCCGCCGCCAGCGAGCGCGATTTCGCGGGCTTCATGGATGACCTCGATACCCTGACCGAGCAGCTCGGCACAGTGGACACCATCGTCCACCACCTGAACAGCGTGGTGACCAGCGACGAGTGGAAGGCCGCCGTGGAGGCCATCATTCCCAGAACCTCGGCGTTCTACTCGGAGTTGAGCCTGCATCCCGGCCTGTGGAAGGCTCTAAAAGCCTACGCGGAAACGGACGCGGCCAAGGGCCTCGACCCCTTGCGCTCGCGGCTGCTGAAACTCACCCTCGACGAGTTCAAGCGTGGCGGCGCCGACTTGCCCGACGACAAGAAGGCCCGCCTGACCGAGGTGAATACCCGCCTGGCGCAGATCACCAACCAGTTTGCCAAGAACGTGCTGGAAGGCACCGCCGCCTACGAGTTGTACGTTCCCAGTGAGCGGCTGGCGGGTGTGCCGCAGCGCGTCATCGACGCCACGCGCCTCGATGCGCAGGGCAAGGACAGGGAGGGCCACCGCCTGACCCTGCACCAGCCGGTGATGCAGCCCATCCTGACCTACGCCGATGACCGCGAGTTGCGCCGCGAACTGTGGCAGGCGAGCGGCCGGCTGGGCCGCGAAGAGGGGCGCGACAACCGCCCGCTGGTGAGCGAAATCCTGCAACTGCGCCGCGAGCGCGCCGAACTGCTGGGCTTCAGGAATTTTGCCGACCTGGTGCTGGAAGAACGCATGGCGAAAACCGGCGACACTGCCCTGGCTTTCGAGCGTGACCTGGAAGCCAAGACCCGCCCGGCCTTCGAGCGTGAGAACGCCGAACTGGAGGCTTTTTACCGCAGTCAAGCCGGCGCGGACGCGCCCGCGCTGGAAATGTGGGACGTGGCGTACTGGGCCGAGAAGCAGCGCCAGGAGAAGTACGATTTCGACGAGGAGACCCTGCGCCCGTACTTCGAGTTGAACAATGTGCTGAATGGCCTGTTCGAGATCTGTCAGCGGGTGTTCGGCATCACCGTGAAAGAGGGCCAGGCTCCCGGCTGGCACCCCGAAGTACGCTTCTACGATATTTCCGACGAGTCCGGCACGCACGTCGCCAGTTTCTACACCGACTGGTTCCCCCGCGACAGCAAACGCGGCGGCGCGTGGATGAACGCCTTCATCACCGGTGGGCCGCGCGAGGACGGCGTGGAACCACACCTGGGCCTGATGTGCGGCAACATGACCCCGCCCAGCGGGGACACGCCCAGCCTCCTGAGCATCCGTGAGGTGGAAACGGTCTTCCACGAGTTCGGGCACCTGCTGCACCACGCCATGAGCCGGGTTCCGGTGCACAGCCTGTCGGGCACCAACGTCGCCTGGGATTTCGTGGAACTGCCCAGCCAGATCATGGAGAACTGGGTCATGGAGCGCGAGGCCCTCGACCTGTTTGCCCGCCACTACCAGACCGGCGAGCGCCTGCCGCAAGACCTGTTCGAGAAGATGGTGGCTGCCCGCAACTACCGCGCCGCCTACACCGCCATGCGCCAGTACAGTTTCGGCACCGCCGACCTGACCCTGCACGTGGAATTCGACCCGAACAGCGGCGCTGACCCCATCGCGGCGGCCCGCGACATCATGGCCCGCTTCGTTCCCACCGCCCTGCCCGACGATTACGCCCAGATCGCCAGTTTCAACCACCTGTTCTCCAGCCCGGTCGGGTACGGGGCCGGCTACTACAGTTACAAGTGGGCCGAGGTCCTCGACGCCGACGCTTTTTCCCGTTTTGCCAGCGAGGGTCTCTTCAACCGCGACACCGGCCGCGCCTACGTGGACAGCATCCTGAGCCGTGGCAACAGCGACGACGCCGCGCAGCTCTACCGCGACTTCATGGGCCGTGACCCCGACCCCGCGGCCCTGCTGAAACGAAGCGGCCTGCTGTAA
- the queA gene encoding tRNA preQ1(34) S-adenosylmethionine ribosyltransferase-isomerase QueA translates to MTAPDRSEQNANAVLERLNFDLPDSRIAQTGAEPRDTSKLMVVEGGLQHRLFRDLPEFLRAGDLLVFNESRVIPARIMARKPVVNGPAGAAQGGGQIEVLLLREEEKNVWSAYLKPAKRAGKELLLGQAEAQHRAEIVGVMDDGARLLRFEHDIKPHLDEIGRLPLPPYIDAGDSDEVWRERYQTVYARTPGSVAAPTAGLHFTPELLRKLSDMGVQQAQVTLHVGAGTFKPITGPVSQHVMHAERYTVTPETARAINTARAEGRRVVAVGTTTVRTLESAWDGQQVRAGEGETQIFITPGTPVNVPDLLITNLHLPGSTLLLLVAAFAGEEQIKAAYAAALENAYRFYSLGDAMLLKRSL, encoded by the coding sequence ATGACCGCCCCGGACCGGTCGGAACAGAACGCCAACGCCGTGCTGGAACGGCTGAACTTCGATCTGCCGGACAGCCGCATTGCCCAGACCGGCGCGGAGCCCCGCGACACCTCGAAGCTGATGGTGGTGGAGGGCGGCCTTCAGCACCGCCTTTTCCGTGACCTGCCGGAATTCCTGCGTGCTGGTGACCTGCTGGTGTTCAACGAGTCGCGCGTCATTCCCGCCCGGATCATGGCGCGCAAGCCCGTGGTGAACGGCCCGGCTGGCGCAGCACAGGGGGGCGGCCAGATTGAAGTGCTGCTGCTACGCGAGGAAGAGAAGAACGTCTGGAGCGCGTACCTGAAACCCGCCAAACGCGCCGGCAAGGAATTGCTGCTGGGTCAGGCAGAAGCACAGCACCGCGCCGAAATCGTGGGCGTCATGGACGACGGCGCCCGCCTGCTGCGCTTCGAACACGACATCAAACCCCATCTGGATGAAATTGGCCGCCTGCCGCTGCCCCCGTACATCGATGCGGGCGACTCGGACGAGGTGTGGCGCGAGCGTTACCAGACGGTATACGCCCGCACGCCCGGCAGCGTGGCCGCGCCCACCGCCGGGCTGCACTTCACGCCGGAACTCCTGCGAAAGCTTTCGGACATGGGGGTGCAGCAGGCGCAGGTAACACTGCATGTCGGCGCGGGAACGTTCAAACCCATCACCGGGCCGGTCAGCCAGCACGTCATGCACGCCGAACGCTACACCGTCACGCCTGAAACCGCGCGGGCCATTAACACTGCCAGGGCCGAGGGCCGGCGCGTGGTCGCGGTGGGCACCACCACCGTGCGCACCCTCGAAAGTGCCTGGGACGGCCAGCAGGTCAGGGCCGGCGAAGGCGAGACGCAGATTTTCATCACGCCCGGCACACCCGTCAACGTCCCGGATCTTCTCATCACCAACCTGCACCTGCCTGGCAGCACCCTGCTGCTCCTGGTCGCTGCCTTTGCCGGCGAGGAGCAGATCAAAGCCGCGTATGCCGCTGCGCTGGAAAACGCCTACCGTTTCTACTCGCTGGGCGACGCGATGCTGCTGAAAAGAAGCCTGTAG